Part of the Fodinicola acaciae genome is shown below.
GCGCGAGATCGACCCCGCCGACACGCGCGCCAAGCGGCTGCGGGTCACCCCGCGCGGAGCCGAGCTCGCACCGCGGGCGATCGCGGTCGTCGAGCAGGTCGACGCCGAGTTCTTCCGAGGCGTACGCGCCAAGGACGCACTCGACCTGCTGACGACGCTTGCTCGCTGAAACTGTCGGTGGCTGCTGGAAGAATAAATTCAGGGGACCTCGTTCCCCCGGGGCCCCTGGAGGCCCCCCGAAATCAATTCTTCGCTTCGGGGCCGACAGTATCGCCGCGGACCACCGCCGGACGCACGCATGGTGGCCATGCGTGCGTCCCGGATCAGGACGGGATGTCGGCCTCGGTTGGCATCAGTGAGATCAGCGTGCGCCAGACCGCGCTCGGTGTGGTCGGCCAGACGACCGAGACGCCGACGGTCGGTTCGGTGATCCACAGGCCGGCGGCGGTGTCGAGTACGCGGATGCCGCGACCGCCTGGCGAGCCGTCCGGCGCGGTCCACTCGATCCGTACGCGCCAGCGGTGGCTCAGCCCGGAGCCCAGCGCCCGCGCGGCCTCGGCGGTGAGCTCGCGTTCGCCCTCTGGGGTCTCGGCGATCAGCGCGTCGACGGCCGTCGCGCGGACCGACTCGTCCGCCGACAGCAGCTCGTCCAGCAGCGTGTTGCGGACCTGCAGCGGCATGGTCGCGGTCCGCGGCCGCGGACCGAGCCGCACGACGCGAGCCAGCGCGGCCGGCAGGAACGTCGGATGTACGGTCACGAACTCGTGCAGCTCGTCCGGCAGGTCGAGCAGCAGCGCGGCGGCGTCGTCGCAGACCCAGCCGCGACCCGACTCCACGTTCCGGCCGGCGTCCTCGATGGTGATCTCGACGGTGCACAGCGGCTCGCCGACCGCGACCAGGCCAGGCATCAGCAGCTCGTGTGGCCGGCCGCGTACGATCACGCCGGCCGCGCGCAGCGGCTCCAGCGCCGCCGGCGTGGTGTCGTGACCGGTCACCCAGCCGGACAGCACGTCGAAAGAGCCCGCGTCCAGCCGCAGCCGCCCAGAGGTGGCGTCGAACAGCACCGGCATCAGTCGTCCTCCCCGTCGAAGCGAACGCTGGTCGCGACATCGGTGAAGAAGTCGGCGCGGTACGCGTACTCCATCGTGCCGACCGACCCGGTCAGCGTGAACCCGCGCCCGGAGCGCAGAAACATCCACTGAGCCATCGTCACCGCGCCCTGGTCGGGCACCAGGTGGTGCGCCAGCCGATACATCGCCGGCCGGCCGCCGATCTCCACCTCGTCCAGGTCGATCAGCAGGAAGTCCGGCATCGCCTCGCGCATCATCGTCTCGGCGCCGGCCTGCCAACCACCGAGGTCGAGGCCCTCCGGCACCACGTCGACGCTGACCACCAGGTTGCAGCGGAAGACGCCGTCGCGGTCCGGCTCCAGCGCCACCAGCGCCACACCTGGCTGCGGATCCTCCACCAGGTCCCAGTTTTCCGGAAGTTTCAAGGAAAACTCGTTGGTCGGATGGTGATAGGTCACCAGCGTCTCGGTCACCGCGCAAGCCTCATCGTCGACTGGATGGTGGTGGCGGCCTGGTTCGCCTTTCCGAACGCCACCTCGAAAACATAGCTGTCCGCGGCCGTGTCGATCACCAGCCGGCGAAACGGCGAGCGATGGAGCACACCGCGCCGTGGCCGGCCGTCAGCTCCAGCGCGTGCCGGCACGACGCGTACGCCGGTGACGGCCGC
Proteins encoded:
- a CDS encoding DUF1795 domain-containing protein: MTETLVTYHHPTNEFSLKLPENWDLVEDPQPGVALVALEPDRDGVFRCNLVVSVDVVPEGLDLGGWQAGAETMMREAMPDFLLIDLDEVEIGGRPAMYRLAHHLVPDQGAVTMAQWMFLRSGRGFTLTGSVGTMEYAYRADFFTDVATSVRFDGEDD